One segment of Plasmodium vivax chromosome 14, whole genome shotgun sequence DNA contains the following:
- a CDS encoding heat shock protein, putative (encoded by transcript PVX_122065A) yields MVMNKITKPDAHKGKDELTMDKGGIFDNIFECMNEQMNRIDKYHEDMSRMMNSLKTHYFNDELSKYFPSRRSLLDFDLGNTRSSDMFFAKPQLLLMEGFKKLPPMDVIDKDKEIEIKMDVPGLNKDNVQINLYNRNLEVSGDFKKTEETMDDKQRYYLKERSQTSFYRSFQLPENVCEDNIKATFKDGVLKIDIPKKEVLPEKKKIEIQ; encoded by the coding sequence ATGGTGATGAACAAAATAACCAAGCCCGATGCACACAAGGGGAAGGATGAGCTGACGATGGACAAGGGAGGAATATTCGACAATATTTTCGAATGCATGAATGAGCAAATGAACAGAATTGACAAATACCACGAGGACATGAGCAGAATGATGAACTCACTGAAAACCcattattttaatgatgAGCTTTCCAAATATTTCCCCAGCAGGAGATCGCTCTTAGACTTTGATTTAGGAAATACCAGAAGCAGCGACATGTTTTTTGCCAAGCCGCAATTGCTTTTAATGGAAGGATTCAAAAAGCTGCCGCCAATGGACGTCATTGATAAGGACAAAGAAATTGAGATAAAAATGGACGTGCCTGGGTTGAACAAAGATAATGTACAGATTAATTTGTATAACAGAAATTTGGAAGTTAGTGGAGACTTCAAAAAGACGGAAGAGACGATGGATGATAAACAGAGGTATTATCTCAAGGAGAGATCACAGACGTCTTTTTATAGGTCCTTTCAGCTCCCCGAAAATGTGTGTGAGGACAATATTAAGGCCACCTTTAAAGATggggttttaaaaattgacattCCGAAGAAGGAGGTGCTTCccgagaagaagaaaattgaAATTCAGTGA